GTATTTGTATCTTATATTATTAGGAAACTGAACATGTCCCAGCAAGATGTTAAGGAAACCAACGAACTAATACAGCAAAGAATCCGCAAAGTGGAGGAATTGAAAGCGAAAGGGGTCGATCCTTATCCTGTTCGCTTTTTCCCGGACGCGAATTCTTCCGAATTGATCGAGAGGTATTCCCAAAAACCGAGCGGCCCGGAAACCAAATTCAAACTGGGAGGAAGACTCCATTCGAAGCGGGTCATGGGCAAGGCGAGTTTTGCTCATCTCAAGGACAAAGGCGGTGTAATCCAACTTTACGCCACCCGTGACGACCTAGGAGAGGAAAATTATTCGCTCTTTAAAAGCCTGGATTTGGGGGACCAAATCGGAGTGGAAGGATATCTTTTCCAAACCCAAAAAGGGGAAACGACCCTCCATCTCACTTCCGTGGAATTGCTAGCGAAATGCATCCGGCCCCTCCCCGTCGTCAAGGAAAAAGACGGAGTAGTTTACGACGCGTTTGCAGACGTGGAACAGCGCTATCGGATGCGTTATGTGGACTTGGTCGTCAACGACTTCGTCCGCGAAACCTTTATCACCCGGAGCAGGATCGTATCCGAAATCCGATCCTTCCTAACCGGCGAGGGCTTTTTGGAAGTAGAAACCCCCATGATGCAACCCATCGCGGGCGGTGCGGCCGCTCGGCCTTTCGTCACACACCACAACACCCTGGACATGCAATTATTTCTGAGAATCGCACCCGAACTCTATTTGAAGCGCCTAATTGTGGGAGGTCTGGATCGAGTCTTCGAACTGAATCGGAATTTTCGGAACGAAGGGGTCTCCACGAAGCACAATCCGGAATTCACGATGATGGAGGCCTACATGGCCTTCGGAGATATGTCCAAGATGCTGGACCTGACGGAACGCTTGATCACTCACGTGACTCAGAAAATCCATGGTTCATTAAAAATTCCTTATGGAAACGATATGGTGGATCTGACTCCTCCTTGGAGAAGGGTAAAATACGTGGATATCATCAAAGAATATTCCGGGATAGATTTTTCCCAGATCAAGACCTTACAAGAGGCGAAAGAAAAGGCCTCCGCCTTAAAAGTGGACGTCTCCAAATGCCATTCCATCTGGAAAGTCGCGGATGAAGTGTTCTCTGAAAAAGCGGAACCGAACCTGATCCAGCCGGTATTCGTAACCGATTACCCGAAAGAACTTTCTCCATTGGCAAAATCCCGTCCGGACGATCCGAACTATGTGGAAAGATTCGAGCCGTATATCGTAGGGAGAGAAATCGGAAACGCGTTTTCGGAATTGAACGATCCTTTCGACCAAAAGGAACGCTTCGAGGAACAGGTAAAGCAGCGGGAAGCGGGAGACGACGAGGCATTCATGATGGACGAGGATTATATCCGAGCCCTCGAATACGGCATGCCTCCTACCGGCGGTTTGGGAATCGGGATCGATCGGCTCGTCATGCTTTTGACGAATTCCCAATCCATCCGGGACACCATTCTCTTTCCTCTGATGCGTCCGGAGTAAAAACTCCGGACTTCTTCAGTAATTTGCGATGCTCAACTTTGCTTGTGCATCAAGCCTTGTCTTAAGTTCCTTTAACTGCTGCTTCAGATTTTCCGAATCTCCGGATCCCAAAGATTTCGTGACCGTATGTTCGCGGGAAGAGAAGCTGAATTCTATCTCCTTCGCGGCCATGATCTTATCCGCGACCTCCGGAGGAAGGATGGAAACGAGTCGGAGGGTCTCTCCGTAATCGGTGGTAACCTTCCGCAGATTGTGCCAAGTCTGGTCCAATTTTAAGGAAACCCCTATCGGAAAACTTTCCTCGAAAGAACTCACGTAGTATTCCAAGAACAACGGTTTTTCTCCCGTGCGGTTATTCAAAACCCCCTTGAAATTCAAGGCTCCCGAGCGACCGGGAGAACAGAACCAGGAAAAAATACATACTGGACTGGACCGAAGTGTCGTTTGCTCGATCACAGGTTCCGCAAGAGATTCTGGGCGAGCGGAACAGGAAAGGGAAAGTAGAAAAACCGCAAATAGGCCTGCGAGTTGTAAAAGGGTACTAGATTGAAATCTCCGCACTGTCATCTCCAAAATCGATTCCATACTATCTCTCCGCGGCAAAACGTGAAGCAAAAATCCGATTTCCAGGGAATGGAGGAAGTCCTTTTATGGTTCTAGAACTATGATTTCCTACCCTAAAGAAAAGATCAACGTACTGCTGCTCGAAAACATTCATAAAGACGCTTACGATCTCTTTCAGAGGGACGGTTTTAACGTCCGTCTGCTCCCCCAGGCTTTCAGCGAAGCGGAACTTTTAAAGGAAATCGAGAATGTTCACGTTCTGGGAATCCGCAGCAAAACCAATATAACCGCTCCCGTTTTGGCCAAGGCGAAACGTTTGCTTACCATCGGCTGTTTCTGTATCGGCACCAACCAGGTCGACCTGGCGGAGTCCGAAAGCAAGGGAATTCCAGTATTCAACGCCCCCTATTCGAATACCAGATCCGTAGCGGAATTGGTGATAGCGGAGATCGTGCTCCTGGCCAGGCGAGTTCCCGACCATATCCGAAACACCCATGCCGGGATCTGGAATAAGATCTCCAAGAATTGTTTCGAAGTACGCGGAAAAACCCTAGGAATCGTAGGGTACGGTCATATCGGCAGCCAGGTTTCCGTCCTTGCGGAAGCCATGGGCCTCAAGGTAGTCTATTACGACGTCCAAACGGTACTTCCTTTAGGAAACGCGACCCCTGCCCACTCCTACGAGGAGTTATTGGCAATTTCCGACTTTGTTACGTTTCATGTTCCGGAGACGACGGAAACTACGAATCTGTACGGCAAAAAGCAGATCGACCAAACGAAAAAGGGTGCGTATGTCATCAACTTGTCCCGAGGAAAAGTGTTAGACCTGGAAGCCCTGGCGGAAGCCATCAAAAGCGGGCATATCGCCGGTGCAGGTGTGGACGTTTTTCCCGAGGAGCCCGAATCCAATAACGATCCGTTCCTGACTCCAATGCAGAATCTGCAGAACGTGATCCTTACACCGCACATCGGAGGTTCCACAGAGGAAGCCCAGAAGAACATCGGTTCCGAAGTGGCCAGTAAGCTATTGAAATTCGTCAATAACGGCTCGACTTCCTTCGCCGTGAACTTTCCGCAATTGGAATTGAATCCGATTCCGACCGGAATGTATCGCATCCTGAATGTCCATAAGAACCAACCTGGATTCCTGAAGGATATCAACGCGATGGTTTCGGAAGTAGGAGCAAATATCAGTTCCCAACATTTGGGTACCAGCGCGGAAATCGGCTACCTGTCGATGGTAATCAACATGACGGTCGGTGACGAGCTGAAGGAAAAAATCGAGAGGCATCCGGGATCCATTAAGACCAGAATCCTGTACTAAACCCTCTAAGATCGCCGTCCTAGACTCTTTCCGTCCTTGATTTGGATTCGTTTAACAAATCGTAAAATCCGTTCTCTTTAGATCAAATAGCTGCCAAATTGAACAGCGGGTCTTCTCTCGATTCAATCCGTTTGATCCTTTTTTCCCGCCAAAACCCTTACGTGAAGCGAGAAAACGCAACGAAAAGGCGATCCGCGTCTTCTTTAGCCTACTTTAAAATTTCTTTCAATCTCTCTTCCTGTAGGCACGCTAATTGCTGTTAGATCCTTGAGGAACAAAATTGGATAGGGATCTTTTACTGACAAAAGTCGCGCTTAAAATCGTAAAAATTCCTTAATCTGTATGTAAGTATCCTCGATTAGGGTTAGTG
The genomic region above belongs to Leptospira fletcheri and contains:
- the serA gene encoding phosphoglycerate dehydrogenase, translated to MISYPKEKINVLLLENIHKDAYDLFQRDGFNVRLLPQAFSEAELLKEIENVHVLGIRSKTNITAPVLAKAKRLLTIGCFCIGTNQVDLAESESKGIPVFNAPYSNTRSVAELVIAEIVLLARRVPDHIRNTHAGIWNKISKNCFEVRGKTLGIVGYGHIGSQVSVLAEAMGLKVVYYDVQTVLPLGNATPAHSYEELLAISDFVTFHVPETTETTNLYGKKQIDQTKKGAYVINLSRGKVLDLEALAEAIKSGHIAGAGVDVFPEEPESNNDPFLTPMQNLQNVILTPHIGGSTEEAQKNIGSEVASKLLKFVNNGSTSFAVNFPQLELNPIPTGMYRILNVHKNQPGFLKDINAMVSEVGANISSQHLGTSAEIGYLSMVINMTVGDELKEKIERHPGSIKTRILY
- the lysS gene encoding lysine--tRNA ligase, which codes for MSQQDVKETNELIQQRIRKVEELKAKGVDPYPVRFFPDANSSELIERYSQKPSGPETKFKLGGRLHSKRVMGKASFAHLKDKGGVIQLYATRDDLGEENYSLFKSLDLGDQIGVEGYLFQTQKGETTLHLTSVELLAKCIRPLPVVKEKDGVVYDAFADVEQRYRMRYVDLVVNDFVRETFITRSRIVSEIRSFLTGEGFLEVETPMMQPIAGGAAARPFVTHHNTLDMQLFLRIAPELYLKRLIVGGLDRVFELNRNFRNEGVSTKHNPEFTMMEAYMAFGDMSKMLDLTERLITHVTQKIHGSLKIPYGNDMVDLTPPWRRVKYVDIIKEYSGIDFSQIKTLQEAKEKASALKVDVSKCHSIWKVADEVFSEKAEPNLIQPVFVTDYPKELSPLAKSRPDDPNYVERFEPYIVGREIGNAFSELNDPFDQKERFEEQVKQREAGDDEAFMMDEDYIRALEYGMPPTGGLGIGIDRLVMLLTNSQSIRDTILFPLMRPE